Within the Maribacter sp. BPC-D8 genome, the region AGCATCTTCATTTTATTTTATACCAGAATGTTTGTATGAAGGTGAAATGAATTAAGATAACTGTTCTATCTTCTTCATCACTTCATCGGCTTCAAAAGCTTTTTGATCACTCATTTTTCTATTAGTTGTTGAAAGCGTGTGCGCTTCTTTTAATAGCTTTTCATATTGAGAACGTAATTTGTCTTTCTCTGATTTCTTTTTAAATAATCCGAACATAATTTTATTATTTTTGAAGTATGTATCTAGTAATTTCCTAGAATATAAAGATACATAATGTTTAACTATTTTTATATATAATTAAACAAAAAACTATGTATTTGAAATATCTATTAAAATTGGGATAGCCGTTAATCTACTTTGAAGAACTATAGCACATATGAACTTAAAACATAAAAATCGAAAATACTTAATTGGATTTTGACAATCTTACGGCTGCTAATTTTGTTTTAAGTAATTTAATATCAATATTTTCTAATAAGGTTATTAGGTTTGGAAATCGTGATCTGTGATAACCAAAGCGTTTATCTGTAAATTCAGAAATAGCTTTCTCTCTACTCCAGTTTTCAAATACCATTCTCGATGCAGCGACAATGGCTCCTGTTCTATCAGAACCATGCCAGCAATGAATAAGAACTGGTTTTTCTGCCTGTTGTATACTATTTAAAGCATTAAAAACATCATCAAAATCTATAGTTGACGCTTTTAATGGAATACGGTCCAATTCTAAATTAAGATCTTTTATTTTTTTTGCATCTGTTTCTTGGCGTCTGAGATTTACGATAGATTGTATCCCCATCGCTTGTAGCTCTCTCATTCCCTTTTTTGTAGGTTGTTCAGATCGATACAAATTATCATTTAGTTTATAAAAGTTATGAAAATTATTTGATGCTATTTTTTTAAAATGAGCTTCTTGATAATCATCTAAAGGCATTGAAAATGAAAATGATAAGAATGATAAAAGCGCGATATAATAGCGTTTAGATGTTAGCATATTTTGAGTTCTCAATATTATTCTAGTATAAATTATACGAATAATGATTATTGAAAGAGTTATTTTAAATAACCGTACCATTGTCTAACCAGCGTTGTAACAACCCATCATTATGAGAAATTGCTACAAGATGAAATTTAGTGAAACGTTTAAAAACGCGCGATTCTTTAAGGGTTTCCATGCATACCGAAACCGGATTAAGATAATTGGAATGAATTAAGAATAACTCGCCTTCGCGTTTTAAAAGATAGCCAACATGTCCCTCGTCAAATCCTATAAAGTAAAGACCTTCTTGGGTTAGCGTATCAATTTCGTCAAAAGCTTTTTGATGTGTGTCGTGTTCTATCTGGTTGATTACCGAGCCACAACTAATCATTTTAGCCTCATCAATTGGTGATTTTTGAGCCAATTTATATCGGTTGATATTTACACCCATATCTCGTAGTGTGGTCGAAATAAAATAGCCACATGCAATTTTACCTTCATTAGGCGTAGCTGTATGTCCGCCAAAACTCCAAGGAGTACCATACCAATGTGGTATGATTTTATCAACTAACAGATTAGCAAATTCCGTTTTAACATGGTCTAAAGAAATGGTACCTAATCTAAGATCTTCTTTTAATCGGAGACGCAGTTGTCCGGCATTTTCTTTAGTACTGGCATATGAGTCGACGATGGAATCTGATGAAGTATTAAGCAAAAGTGTTTCTTCACTAAAACTTTTAGCTTTTGCTACACTTGAAAATCTTTGACTAGTAATGTTAGTTTCTTTCACCTTGTCATTTTTAGGTGATATATCGTTCGAAAATCCTAAAGAAAGTAGAAGGGAAAAAAGAAGCATAGGCTAAAATAGATTTTGGGATTGGGCGCTATTATTAGAACGGGTTAGTTATGAGTAAATTACATATAAAAAGTTAAAGTTTTACGAAGGTTTTGGTATCGGTTAAATACTTAAGTTGACCGCCCACCATACGTCATAATCTCTTGGAACAAGAGGTCTGTAACTTTGAAATCCTTGGTCTGCTATTTTAAGTCCGTGAATTTTTCCTTTGTCATCACGCACATAGCTGATGAAAATGAACGAATGTCCGTATGGATCTAGTTTTTTAACGTCAGCACCTAGAGTAACCTCATTGTAATCTTCTTTATATCTCCATACTTGCATAAGAGCGCCGGGTTTTAATTTGCCGGACCAGATTTCTGTAGAGTCAACCAAAGTACCCATACCGGCATATGCAATAGCACCAGCATTACCTTTACCCCTATACCTTTCAGGTAGACTTTGCCAACTTTCATCTGGTTTTGAAGCGGTAACATAAAGCAGATTGAACACTTGTTTAGGGGTATATATGTTAGTAGCCATACTATCTGGTAAATCTTCGTACGGTAAATGACCATGTACCTCTTTATAGGCCTTTTCAAAACGACCTTTACTTACGGCTAAACAATGTCCACCAGGTTCTTTAATTTCACTGTTAAGATAATTTTGAACAATTTTATTGGCTACGGGACTATTATTGGGCAAATTGGTCGCTATCGCATTTTTGTCTTCTTCGGTATCGGTTTTTTTTAAAGTCAACGAATCTTTAAGGCTCGTTGTTGTACTTATTTCGGATGGTTTTAGACTGATATATGAATGATCATCAAAACCATAATTTTCAACGATAGGTTTTAGTAAAGGAGTAGTGTTATGTGTTTGTATAATTTTTGAATCGGCACTAGAAATGTTTGGGTTCTTATTTTTTATTTTGGAAGATGTACAACCCAAAAAGATAAAAACGATATATCTACTAGATTTCTTTAGCAACATTTTTAATTGGATGTGCCTCATATTACAAGTTTGTAATCACGTTTTATAAAATTGACTAGCAAAATTAGTTAGCTATTTACTGTCGTGCTTTTAAAAGCAAGCACTACTATAAAGGTAAGATAATTGCGGGCTTATTTCAAGTGGAATAATGACAAGAGAAAATAAGTAAAATTACTTACAATGCTGTAAATGACTGTTTATGTTTTTAGTATCTCTTTGCTAGATATTATCGCACAAAACAACAATGAATTTAATAATTACTACTTATTACAGAGATAAAGGGTGTAACATAAACTCGGGAAGGTAACTGCTAATTAGGAGCATATCTTGCCACGATTATTAGTTTTGAAGAAATTACCTAGCTTTGTACGTTTGATACAGAATACATAGCCAAAAGATAGGATACATGATGATACCTAAATTACATTATATAGCACAAGGAAATTCAGGGAAAGAGCTACTAGAGCATATTCAAAAGGCATGTACCTCTGGTATCGAATTGGTGCAATTAGGTGTAGCAGACATTTCAGAAAAGAAGTTTTTAAAAATAGCTACTGAAGCAAGAGAAATTACCGGGCATTATCAAACGAGGCTTCTCATTGAAAATCAGTTTAAGATTGCAAAAGATATAAAGGCAGATGGTGTCTTATTATCAAATAAGAGCATCTCCCCTACTGAAGTTCGAAAACAACTGTTCACTTGGCAAATAATCGGAGCAATAGCGAATACGGTTCAAGATTGTGAAGCATTGCTGATAAAAGAAGTTGATTATATCGGTTTAGGTCCTTTTAAACAAAGCACAAATAAAGAAGGTTTGAATCCGGAATTAGGTTTAAACGGTTTCACGCTTATTACAGAATCTTTACAGACTGAAACCCCAATTATCGCATACGGAAGTATTACTACAGAAGATGTTACCGAACTGCTGGCATCGGGAGTTTCAGGTGTTGCGGTTTCAGATGAAATCACCCAAAATTTTGATGCTATAAAAGTATTCAACCAATTACTGAAAGCGTCTTCTACTGCAGAACAGCGGTATACGTTTGAGTAAGATTTAAAGTCGTTTGTTACCAACTAATCCTCATTGATGAAAATCTTTAAGGAGTATCTTTTGGTATGGTATTTAAATCATAAATCAAAGCTAATTTATAGGCACTATCTCTAAAACCGGCAAAGCGACCAGACCCACCACTGTGTCCGTTAGAAAAATCTGTTTTTAATAACAGTACATTGTCATCGGTTTTGGTAGCCCTTAGTTTTGCAACCATTTTAGCGGGTTCCCAATACCCGACTCTTGTATCATTTAATCCTGTAAAGAACAACATATTCGGATAATTTTGAGCTTTGACATTATCATAAGGACTGTAAGATTTAATGTATTCATACTCCTTCTTATTTTTAGGATTGCCCCATTCATCAAACTCCCCAACGGTTAATGGCAAATTCTCATCTAACATCGTATTGATAACATCTACGAAAGGCACATTCAAAATAACGGTGTTAAATAATTCTGGTCGCTCATTGACTACGCCACCCATTAATAAGCCGCCTGCGCTAGCACCATCAGCTACAATATGACCTTCTTGAGCATAGTCTTCCTCAATTAAGTATTCTGCACAAGCTATAAAATCTGAAAATGAATTCTTTTTATTAAAAAGTTTACCATCTTCATACCATTCTCGACCTAAGTCATCTCCGCCTCTAACGTGTGCTATGGCATATAGATAATCATTATTGACCATATGATGTGCCGTTGGGCCACCAACGAGTTCTTGTCCCATGCCGTAAGCCCCGTACGAGGTTAAATAGACTTTATGTTTAGCATTATTACGTCTAGCGCGCCAGTTATTACTGATTAGCGTTAAGGGAATTTTTTTACCGTCTTTAGCAGTTACCCATTTTCGTTCAATTTTATATTTATAGAATGGATGTTTTATGGGTTTACTATGTTGCTTGACCAAACTTTTCTCTTTGGTCTTCATATTATAATTATAGGTAGTATAAGGCGTTTCAAAAGAACTGTAACTGAATTGCAAGCTATCGGTCTTGACATTAGGATTATAACCAATACCAATGTTGTAAAACTCTTCATCAAATTTCATGAAGTGATTTTCTTGAGTGGCCCGATTGATAATTTTAATACGTGATTGTGCATTTTCTTTTTCAGTGATAACCATATAATCATCAAACAGTTGAAAATACTCAATAAGAACGCCAGCTTGATGAGGAATTAGAACTTTCCATTTACTTTTTGAGGCATCATTTACTTCTGCTGTAACAATTTTGTAATTCAAGGCATTCTCATTAGTAAGAATATAGAACTTGTTATTATAATCTGTAGTGTGGTAAACATGATTCTTTTCACGTGGATGAATGACCTTAAATTGACCATTTGGATTATCAGTTTTTAGATACCAATTTTCAGATGAAGTACTACTACCTGTATTTAAGAAAATATAGTCTTTAGACCTAGATTTTTCAATACTAACGTTAAAGCTAGGGTCACTTTCTTCGTAAACGATTAAATCGTTTGTTGAATCAGTACCTAAAACATGACGAAGTATTTTTGATGAACGATAGGTACCATCTTCAACATTTGCATATAAAAAACTGGCATTATCTAACCAAACCATAGTACCTACTCGGTTAATAGAATCTGCTAAAAAAGTTTGATGAGTTAAATCTTTCACCTTCAGTACATATTCATCTTTACCAGTGGTGTTCTCATACACCGCAATTAGTTGGTTGTTCGGGCTCGCAGAACCAACGCCTGCATTGTAATACCCTTTATCTTTTGCTAATTCGTTTAAATTTAATAATTCTTCTTCTATCGGATCATTTTCAACTGACTTTCTGTAGTATACAGGGTACTCATCATCTTCGCTATACTTACTGTAATAGAAATAACCATTTTTTTTAGTTCTTAGAGAAGTACTATTTTCTTCAATACTTTTTACTAAATCTAGGTAAATACTACGTTGCGTTTTTTTAAGCGGAATGTTATAATTTTCGGTGTATTTGTTCTCTTTACGCAAATAATCCATAACTGGTTTATTGCTTATAGGAGCTTTAGTATCTTTTAACCAGGCATAATTGTCGGTATAATTTTCGCCGTGTATCTTGAAAATAGAGGGCTCAATTTTAGCAATTGGCTCAGGCATAGAATCGTTTCTTACATGCTTGTCATGAAATTGCCTTTCAAGACTTTTATCTAATTCCATATCTTCTCTAATCGTTGATTTTATAGTAGATATAGGGTTTTTAGCTGTGTATTCTTGCCAGAAAATGGAATCGTATTCTAGTGGAAACTCATATAATTGATTCGCTACGGTATTCGCAAAATTATCTTCTTTCGATATTTTTGTAGTGTTCTTTTCATTGATGTTAGATACATTAAATTCAGAAATCGCAGAGTAATACGTTGTGGTAATATCTGTGGTGTCTTTATAGATAAACTCATCTTCATGACGCATTTTATCTAGATAATATTGATTTCCTTTTTTCTTGTAGCTAACATCTAATTTGTAGTCAAAATGTTTGACTGCCATTTCTTCATAACTACAGAAGTATTGTTTTAATAAGTTGGGTACCGCACATTCGTAGCGAACGACTGCAAAATCATCTTGGTCAATATAAATGCGTCCTTTTAGTAACTTGTTCTTATTGGCTAAGCGCCATTGACGGTTATTGGAAGGGTTTGCTACAGCGTCTAATGCTTCTTTTGTAGTTTTAGTTTCAAAGTCAAGCACATATAACCATGTGCCATCTGCATCTTCTTCTTCAGATACTTTAAATGTGAAATCGCGATTAGCTTTGTTTCCTAAAAAGCTCTGCTGGTACTTAACTCTATTTCTTGCGAAAAGTCCTAATGGTCCGCCTTCAATATTAGCTTCAAAATCTCTGTTACTTAAATTACTGCTTGAGCGCGAATTAATAATAGCTACTTGTTCATTTTTTAAGGTTCTATGATGAAAATGAACACGATGTAATGAATTGGAATAAAAATTAAAAGAACCGTTACTGAATGAATAATCACTAGGGTTTTGGTACTCTTTCCATTTATAATTTTTGTTACTATACGGCTCTGCATAATAATCGCAAACGGCATCTGAATATTTAATGTACACTCCGTTTTCTTTCAATGTTTCTCGATAATAACCAGTTATTTTAGTAGTAGATTCTGCATAATTGGCAGGTATGTTCTTAATTACCTTTCGCAATAATGCCTTGGCACTAGGCATTTTTTTCGGAGTTACAACAACTTCCATTAACTCAAGGTTAGTAGATTCCATAGCAAAAACACCTCCGTCTTTAGCTATAAAATCTTTGATAGTAAGGTGCAAATCTTTATAACCAACATAACCCAAAGTGATATTGTAATTAGTATACTTCTCAGGAATAATTATTCTGAATCTGCCGTCTCCATCAGTCACGGTACCTAAAGCAATATCATCAATTTTTAAATAGGCATATGGTAGCGCAGTAGCATCTTTTTTATCTACAACGGTACCCATTACGGTTGTTTGCGAAAAAGATGTAATAGTTATAAATAGAAATACAATAAGAAGAAAGTTTCTGTAAAGGTTGGCTATCATTTTTTTTAATTGAATCGTAGTAAGTTTTACAAGCAATACATCTTTTATTCATGTACAAAGTGCCATTGACCGCACTAAAAGCATTATAAATAAATCAGATTAATTAAGCGTATTTTTCTTACTACTTTAAGTGTTTAGGTTTACAAATAAAAATAACGGTTGAAGTAAATGCAATCTTATTTTCATAAACTTCTGGTAAAGTTTGATGGTGGTGAAAATGATAATTATGCTTTTTTTGAAGCGGAAAAGGTTTAGTTGAATGTAGTAGTATTTTGTTTTACAGGTAGTTATGTGATAATGAATTACTGGCGCAGAAAAAATAGTAGTTTACTCCTCTCTTAACTTAGAAATTACTCTACCCACATTTTTTTCTTCAAACTTGCCCATAAACTTTAGAGCGTACATCACAATTTTAGATTTAGGCGCTTTTATAAATTCTCCAAGTCTTAAAACAGTTATGTCCATTTGCTGTATAGCTGCATTTTGCTGTTCGATACCTAAGCCCCAAAGCAGATTGGCATTATACCACGAGAGTTCTCTTGCTTTGCGTAAACTGAAGTTGATGATTTCTTCATCTGTATTTTTACCAGCAAGGTCTAAAAGAAATAGTAAAGGTGAAACGCTACTAAGTCGGTCTTGCATTTCATTAACGATATTACCAAGTATTGTATTTACGGTATTGAAATCTTTCTCAATATCAGGTATTTCTAACCCGTTCATAGCAGTACTAGCAGCTAATCCTAAATCAAGATTAATATGAGTATTTATACCCAACATGATATGCTGTAAAATGGTTAGGGTGTCATTTTTGGTATCAAAGGCAAATTGCCATGATGCACTAATGGGTTGATTGTTGATATAACCGTTATATGCATCTAGGTAGTAATTGGCGAAAGCAACATCGAAGGTTTCCATGCGAGGGTTGTCTTCAAAATTCTCTAATTGAACCTCTTTTAATATTTCAGCTGTAACCCTTCTATATAAAAAGGCAAAATACCCTATACGGTCATTATTAATTATAGCATTATCAATAATGCTGTCTAATTGATCTAGTACTTCTGATATGGTGGTTGGCCGGCTGATTTTAATTTTCGTTTTAAAGGGTAAGATTTTTAATGGACACTAAATGTAGTAATACTATTGTCAGTACAGAACTAATTTAATATGGAAAGGAGTAAAGATTTAAGCATACCTCTGAAAAATAATCTAACTTTATTCTAGCCTTATAAAAAAGCAATATATTTTTAAGGGAATTTATCAAAGTTCTTAATATCTAATTCGGCTTAAATTTACGATTATTACTGTTTTTTAAAGTGTAATATTAACATATAAAGATACTTTCAAGCCGTTCATCTGAATTAATTTCTCATAATGAGACAATGGGGTACATTTCGCCTCTCAAACCTCAAACTCAGATTAATGAAACTCGAATTAGTAATTGTAGATGACTCCCATCTTTGGTTGTCACTAGCAGAAAAGCTTGCCAAAACTCATCCATTAGTACGTAGTGTACTCACCTTTGAAGATTCTTATGATGCTTGGGTACATATACAAATTGCGAAACCACAAGTTGTAATGTCAGATATTGAAATGCCAGGTATGAACGGACTCTCTTTTCTAGAAATGTTTGCAGATCGTTTGCCATTTATATCAAGTTCTACCAAACAAGAATTTGAAGTTGTTGCCAGAGAACTTGGCTGTGTTGATTTTGTAAGTAAGCCATTTACAAAAAGTGAACTGCATAGGGCTTTAGATTTAGTTTATTATAAGATTTATGGAAAGAAAGTAAGTGCATAATACTACATTATAACTCAGTAATAATTTAAAAGAAACTTAACCCCAAACATCTTAAGATATGGGTAAATTATATACATAAACATCAGATTGGTTATATTTACTTTTTAGGTAAATAATTGTACTTCATAACAAACACATAACCATGACCCCCGATAAAGATATTTTTAGTAGCCGAGAAGGCAGATGGGATTTTGTAATCGCAATAGTCGTAATCGCAATATTCTCTGCATTCATTTACATGTATATGTTTAATAAAGAGGAAGATAGTTCAGTATCTACCACAGATGTTGATACTGTAGATGAAGCACCACTACCCGATTCTTATCATTCTGAAGGTCGCGAATACGTATACTCTAATTCAGATGTTTATGAACCTATAACTATACCGGTAAAAGATGCATACGACCATAATAAAAGTACAGCAGTTGTAATTTCTGATACTACACTTACTGTTTCTGATTTTGAAGAAGAAATAAATGTTGACTTAGAGGAAGAGATCACAACTGAAGTTCAAAGTATATCTAAAGGTGCATCCGACGAAAGCACATCCGAAGAAATTATAGCAGACATAGAAAATCCTGTTATTGAAAAAAAGGAAACTAAAACTCCAGTAGCCAAGAAAGTCGAGCAGCTACCGGAAACTACCAAAACGGCACCAGTAGCTACTACGAATTCTTCTTTAAATTGTATTGCGATGGTAGGTGTTTTTAAAGACCCTAATAATAAAAATACAATAATAGAAAAGCTTAAAACATTGGGCTATACCCATGATGAAGGCGCATATCCAAAAGGTCTAATCTATGTTGGGGTTCCTGTTGACTGTGGTAATGAAGCCAAAAGAAAGCAACTTATACTAGAATTAAACGAAGCATTCGGTATTGATTCTTGGGTTAAAAAACGTTAGGTTATCTCGTCTATTTTAAGGCAAATCATAATCTAAATTAGAATAAATACTCAAAGCACCAATAACAATATCATTTGGTTTCTAATAGTAAATATGTCATTAATTGATAGCGAGCAACAATTGCTCCTAAATCTTCAAATACGTATTAATTATTTATGCGTAATTAGAGGGTAAATCTTTAAAAGTTTATTTACAGAAATTAACTTTTTTTAAGATTTAGCAGAAAGATTTATAGACTACATTTGCCGCCTTAAAAATTATTATCAAGAATCTCAAAAAAGGAGATAGCAACCTGCAATAACAAGCAAGGTGCTAAATAGATAAGCCATTAATTGGAACAAATGTTAACACATGATTCTTCTAATTTATAGCTATTTCCTTTTTTTGAAAATGAAGAAAGAGAAATGGAAAGTACTAAAAAGATTATCCCAAAATTTTCAGCTTTAATACCCTTGTTCGTATTTGTATTTACGTTTTTAGGCGTAGGTATATATCAAAACGATTTCTATGCACTGCCCGCTCCTATAGCAGTAATTGTGGGTATAATTGTGGCATTTATTTTATTTAGACAAACTATTTCAGCTAAAATCGATACGCTGTTAAGAGGTTGTGGCGATGATAAGATATTGACCATGTGCCTTATTTATTTGTTAGCAGGTGCTTTTGCTGCTATTACAAACGAAACGGGCAGTGTCAATGCTATTGTAAACCTTGGTTTAGATGTTATAGCAATTCAATATATATACGTTGGCATCTTTATTATTGCAGGGTTTTTATCGGTATCTACTGGCACTTCAGTTGGTGCTATTGTTGCATTAGCGCCTATTGTAATAGGCTTTGCAGATGAAAGCAGTGCAGACCTTGCAATTTTATGTGGTGCCTTGTTGGGTGGTAGTATGTTTGGCGATAATTTATCTGTTATCTCAGATACTACAATTGCTGCAACTCAGTCTTTGGGATGTAAAATGAGCGATAAATTTAAACAGAACATCAAAATAGCGGTTCCCGCAGCTTTATTCACCATAGCTATTTTAGTATTTCAGGGATTAGGATTGGAGTCCGACGTTGCTGAAACCACAGTTTACAATTATTCCATTATAAAAATAATGCCATATGTATTGGTTATTATTCTTTCGATAGTGGGAGTTAATGTGTTTGTAACCTTGTTGTTAGGTACAATTGCGGCAGGTATATTAGGAATTGCTTACGGAGATTTCACATTAATAGAATCTACTAAAATCGCTTATACCGGTTTCACCAATATGACCGAAATATTTCTGTTGTCACTATTGACAGGTGGTTTAGCTGCTTTGGTTGAGAGAAATGGAGGCATCGAATTTATATTGGTCAATATTAAAAAACTCATTAAAAATAAGAAGTCTGCACAGTTTGGTATTGCCACATTGGTAAGTACTATTAATATGGCCATAGCAAATAATACGGTGTCCATTATTATTGCCGGACC harbors:
- a CDS encoding Lacal_2735 family protein, with the translated sequence MFGLFKKKSEKDKLRSQYEKLLKEAHTLSTTNRKMSDQKAFEADEVMKKIEQLS
- a CDS encoding dual specificity protein phosphatase family protein; the protein is MLTSKRYYIALLSFLSFSFSMPLDDYQEAHFKKIASNNFHNFYKLNDNLYRSEQPTKKGMRELQAMGIQSIVNLRRQETDAKKIKDLNLELDRIPLKASTIDFDDVFNALNSIQQAEKPVLIHCWHGSDRTGAIVAASRMVFENWSREKAISEFTDKRFGYHRSRFPNLITLLENIDIKLLKTKLAAVRLSKSN
- a CDS encoding thiamine phosphate synthase; this translates as MMIPKLHYIAQGNSGKELLEHIQKACTSGIELVQLGVADISEKKFLKIATEAREITGHYQTRLLIENQFKIAKDIKADGVLLSNKSISPTEVRKQLFTWQIIGAIANTVQDCEALLIKEVDYIGLGPFKQSTNKEGLNPELGLNGFTLITESLQTETPIIAYGSITTEDVTELLASGVSGVAVSDEITQNFDAIKVFNQLLKASSTAEQRYTFE
- a CDS encoding prolyl oligopeptidase family serine peptidase; the protein is MIANLYRNFLLIVFLFITITSFSQTTVMGTVVDKKDATALPYAYLKIDDIALGTVTDGDGRFRIIIPEKYTNYNITLGYVGYKDLHLTIKDFIAKDGGVFAMESTNLELMEVVVTPKKMPSAKALLRKVIKNIPANYAESTTKITGYYRETLKENGVYIKYSDAVCDYYAEPYSNKNYKWKEYQNPSDYSFSNGSFNFYSNSLHRVHFHHRTLKNEQVAIINSRSSSNLSNRDFEANIEGGPLGLFARNRVKYQQSFLGNKANRDFTFKVSEEEDADGTWLYVLDFETKTTKEALDAVANPSNNRQWRLANKNKLLKGRIYIDQDDFAVVRYECAVPNLLKQYFCSYEEMAVKHFDYKLDVSYKKKGNQYYLDKMRHEDEFIYKDTTDITTTYYSAISEFNVSNINEKNTTKISKEDNFANTVANQLYEFPLEYDSIFWQEYTAKNPISTIKSTIREDMELDKSLERQFHDKHVRNDSMPEPIAKIEPSIFKIHGENYTDNYAWLKDTKAPISNKPVMDYLRKENKYTENYNIPLKKTQRSIYLDLVKSIEENSTSLRTKKNGYFYYSKYSEDDEYPVYYRKSVENDPIEEELLNLNELAKDKGYYNAGVGSASPNNQLIAVYENTTGKDEYVLKVKDLTHQTFLADSINRVGTMVWLDNASFLYANVEDGTYRSSKILRHVLGTDSTNDLIVYEESDPSFNVSIEKSRSKDYIFLNTGSSTSSENWYLKTDNPNGQFKVIHPREKNHVYHTTDYNNKFYILTNENALNYKIVTAEVNDASKSKWKVLIPHQAGVLIEYFQLFDDYMVITEKENAQSRIKIINRATQENHFMKFDEEFYNIGIGYNPNVKTDSLQFSYSSFETPYTTYNYNMKTKEKSLVKQHSKPIKHPFYKYKIERKWVTAKDGKKIPLTLISNNWRARRNNAKHKVYLTSYGAYGMGQELVGGPTAHHMVNNDYLYAIAHVRGGDDLGREWYEDGKLFNKKNSFSDFIACAEYLIEEDYAQEGHIVADGASAGGLLMGGVVNERPELFNTVILNVPFVDVINTMLDENLPLTVGEFDEWGNPKNKKEYEYIKSYSPYDNVKAQNYPNMLFFTGLNDTRVGYWEPAKMVAKLRATKTDDNVLLLKTDFSNGHSGGSGRFAGFRDSAYKLALIYDLNTIPKDTP
- a CDS encoding DUF5995 family protein translates to MLPFKTKIKISRPTTISEVLDQLDSIIDNAIINNDRIGYFAFLYRRVTAEILKEVQLENFEDNPRMETFDVAFANYYLDAYNGYINNQPISASWQFAFDTKNDTLTILQHIMLGINTHINLDLGLAASTAMNGLEIPDIEKDFNTVNTILGNIVNEMQDRLSSVSPLLFLLDLAGKNTDEEIINFSLRKARELSWYNANLLWGLGIEQQNAAIQQMDITVLRLGEFIKAPKSKIVMYALKFMGKFEEKNVGRVISKLREE
- a CDS encoding response regulator; its protein translation is MKLELVIVDDSHLWLSLAEKLAKTHPLVRSVLTFEDSYDAWVHIQIAKPQVVMSDIEMPGMNGLSFLEMFADRLPFISSSTKQEFEVVARELGCVDFVSKPFTKSELHRALDLVYYKIYGKKVSA
- a CDS encoding SPOR domain-containing protein, coding for MTPDKDIFSSREGRWDFVIAIVVIAIFSAFIYMYMFNKEEDSSVSTTDVDTVDEAPLPDSYHSEGREYVYSNSDVYEPITIPVKDAYDHNKSTAVVISDTTLTVSDFEEEINVDLEEEITTEVQSISKGASDESTSEEIIADIENPVIEKKETKTPVAKKVEQLPETTKTAPVATTNSSLNCIAMVGVFKDPNNKNTIIEKLKTLGYTHDEGAYPKGLIYVGVPVDCGNEAKRKQLILELNEAFGIDSWVKKR
- a CDS encoding Na+/H+ antiporter NhaC family protein; its protein translation is MESTKKIIPKFSALIPLFVFVFTFLGVGIYQNDFYALPAPIAVIVGIIVAFILFRQTISAKIDTLLRGCGDDKILTMCLIYLLAGAFAAITNETGSVNAIVNLGLDVIAIQYIYVGIFIIAGFLSVSTGTSVGAIVALAPIVIGFADESSADLAILCGALLGGSMFGDNLSVISDTTIAATQSLGCKMSDKFKQNIKIAVPAALFTIAILVFQGLGLESDVAETTVYNYSIIKIMPYVLVIILSIVGVNVFVTLLLGTIAAGILGIAYGDFTLIESTKIAYTGFTNMTEIFLLSLLTGGLAALVERNGGIEFILVNIKKLIKNKKSAQFGIATLVSTINMAIANNTVSIIIAGPIAKTINDEYHLDNKKTASILDIFACIFQGLLPYGAQVLMILSFSRGKIDYLDLVSNTWYLLLLFIYTLLFIGLKSQKND